Part of the Ignavibacterium album JCM 16511 genome, ACCTGCACAAGATGTCACGCACCTATGGGCTACACTGAAGCTTTTTACAACGGACAAACTACTTACTCAATGAATCAACTTAAACAGGATCCTATTGCTAATGACGGAGTTAGTTGCACAGCCTGCCATCAGATAAAACCTGATAATTTTGGCTCACAAAATTCTTATTCAGGTCATTATGTAATTGAAAACGACAGCATTATTTATGGTCCTTATGAAAACCCCGAGCTCACTTATATGCAGATGATTGTAAATTATACGCCCGTGTTCACAACACATATGAACAAATCAGAACTTTGCGCAACTTGTCATACATTGTTCACTCCATATCTTGATAATCAGGGACAAATTGCCGGACAATTTCCTGAACAGACACCTTATATTGAATGGAAAAACAGTATTTACTCAGCTCAGAATATTCAATGTCAGGATTGTCATATGCCAGTTACAAATGATCCTATTGATATTGCAACAATTCCTCCGGCTCATCAGGTGTTACGAAGCCCGTATTGGAAACATGAATTTGTCGGTGGAAATGTTTATATGTTAAAAATGCTTCGGAACAATATTGACTCTTTGGGAATTACGGCTTCTGTTGAAAATTTTGATTCTACAATTGCACGAGCCGAATATAATCTCACTCAGAAAGCATTAGAACTCGAGGTTTCTGAATCTTTTGAAAATGACTCGTTAAATATTTTTGTGAAACTTACAAACAAAGCCGGACATAAACTTCCGGCTGGAATTCCATTCAGAAGAATGTGGATTCATCTTAAAGTTATTGATGGTTCAAACAATATTGTTTTTGAATCAGGTAATTGGAATTCGAATGGAGAGATAATCGGATTAAATCAGGATTACGAACCTCATTATGATGTAGTAACAAATTCTGATGAGATTCAGATTTATGAAGGAGTTATGATTGATGTTGATGGGAATGTTACGAACAGATTGTTGCGGGCTTCACAATACATAAAAGATAACAGAATTCCTCCGCTTGGTTTCGTTTCAACTCATTCTAGTTATGACACAACTGCAATTTTTGGTAATGCATTGACTGATCCAAATTTCAACAGAGAGAATGGTTCTGAAGGAAGCGGAAGCGATATTGTCACTTATAGAATTCCAGCTATGACAAATTCAAGCTATACAATTACTGCTGAAGTTTGTTTTCAATCTATCAAACCAAAAGTTGTTGATTACCTTAGCAACATTATTGAACCCGACATAGATAAATTCGTTTCGATGTATAACCAATTGCCTAACGAACCATTTGTGATGAAGTCAATAAATAAAACAGTCATAACAAATGTTAATGATGAATTGAATACTGCAAGTAAATTTATACTCAATCAGAATTATCCTAATCCATTTAACCCAACAACTAAAATCAGTTGGAGGTCGCCATTTAACAGTTGGCAAACCTTAAAGGTTTATGATATGCTTGGAAATGAAATCACCGCTCTTGTTAATGATTATAGAACTTCAGGGAATTATGAAATTGAATTTGATGCAACCAAGTATAATCTTCCCAGCGGAATTTATTTATATAAATTACAAGCAGGACAATACATTGCAGTTAAAAAGTTTGTTTTGATGAAATAAAAAAATTGTGCGCAAAAAAATATTAAACTATTTTTCTGAAGAAATAATAAATTGCTTATGAAATTATTAAATAGATTAATAGTATTTATCTTTTTAATCGGACTACTTTCCTGTGAAACAAACCCTCCAACCGATCCAAATAAAATTAGTCTGAAGACCGGCGAAGTTCTTGTTAATATTAATTTTACTGAAAAGGGAAATCTTTCCGCAACTAAAATTGTTCAGATTGAAGACTTTGCAAATGTAAGTTGTACGCCTTGTCTTATATCAAATAAAATAATTGAATCTTTAAGCAAACATTCAGAGTACAGTGATAGAATAAAGGTTGTCAAATTCCCAACTAACTTCCCTTCGCCTGTTGACCCGATGTACCTTACAGCAAAAAAATTTTGCGATTACAGAATGAGTTTTTATCAGATTCTTTTTGCACCAACAATAATTATTGATGGAATTTTACGACCTGTTCCTACTGATTCGAACCAAGTTAAAGATGCAATACTGCAAAGATTACAGACAGCAAGTAATTTCTGGATTTCTGACTCCAGTGAAGTAATAAATAATGGTTTATTTATCAACATAAATTTAGAGACTTCAAATATTAATAATCCTGAACTTGAAAATCTTATCTTAAGAATAGCACTTGTTGAAACAGAAGTTAATTACTCAACACCTCCCGGCTCAAATGGTGAGACTAAATTTTATGATGTTGTCAGAAACATTTTGCCTTCCAATGACGGATACAAGTTGTCTGAAATAAAAGGACATTTATCATTTCAATTTGAAAACTCGATTGATTCAACCTGGAATCTTAATAGAATCAGAGCTGTCACTTTTATTCAGAATGCTAATACCAAGGAAATAATTCAATCTTGTGTTCATAACTAAATAATTAAATTACAGAGGAGGGTTCACTATGAAAAAACTATTTCTACTTCTTTTGGTTTTATTGTGTTGTTCTTTTCTTTCCTATTCTCAGGTGAAAGTACAGTTTAACACAATAAACGGATACGGTAATAATCTTTACATTGATAATTTTACTATCGGAAATCGTTTCGATATTGATGTAGCAGTAGTTGGAATTTTAAATATTAATCCCGACACAAGCTTTACAGTTGGCTCAAATCCAATTACAGTTGCACCGCAGGTTGCATTTATTAATCTTGGCAGAAATAATATCACAACTTCTTTTACAGTAACCATGCAGGTCAATCCAGGAGGTTATGTAAGCAATAAATCAATCAGTTCATTAAGCAGTGGACAATCAACTACTGTAACATTTGATAATCTTACTATTACACCAAGTCAGGCAATTAATATTACAGTTAATGCTAATTTATCCGGTGACCAGAACACATCCAATAATTCTTTAACTCAATACACATTGTATTTACCAGGTTTTCAGAGAAATGTTTTACTCGAAGAATGGACAAGCTCAACTTGCGGACCCTGTGCAGCAAATAATCCAACAATTGATGCATTCATTGCTGCAAGATTTGATTCTTTGGTTGCTGTAAAATATCATATGAACTGGCCATCACCAGGAAATGATCCGATGTATCTTTATAACCCTCAGCAGGCAAATGACAGACGATTTTATTATGGTGTAAATGCAGTTCCACATGTAATTATGGATGGTATAGTTAATCCATCATACCCATATTCAAATCCACCTAGTTTGCCAAACGCTTTTTATCCAAGAAAGAGTGTTGGAACTCCATTAGCTTTATCAGTTACTAACACAAGACTTCCCGGTGATACAATTCAGGCAGATGTAACATTACAAATTAGTTCTCAATTGCCTGCAGGACAATATTATCTCAGAGTTCACGCTGTTGAAAGACATATCCATTACAACACCGCACCGGGAACAAATGGTGAAACCGATTTTTATGATGTATTCAGAAGAGCTTTTCCGAATTCAACCGGAACGCCTATTCCAACCGCACCAGGAACATATAATTTTACATTTAAATATCCACTTGATATGGCTGTTTGGGTTGATAGTATGATTTATACTGCTGTTTTTGTTCAGAATGATGCAAACAAAGAAGTTCTTAATGCAGCAAAATCCAGAAATTATCTCGAGGCAACTTATGTTAACACTGGTTTTGATCAGCCATTTGTTCAAAAACCAATTGTTGCATTTGATTTTATTGAAAGTTCAAGAAACTTTTTGATTGAAAATCCTCAAAGTGTTTTGAGCAACTACTTCTACTATGAATTATTTGATGGTACATTCCCTTCGCCGGGTTGGACTATAAACAATCCTGATGGAGGAATTACATTTGCACAATTTGAGGGTGCAAATGGTCCGTCATTCGGAGGAAATAAATCAGTTCGAATGGAATTCTATTCATATAGTTCTACCAATCAGAATGATTTTCTTTATTCTCCGCTTTATAATGGTCTGAATGAAGTTGATTCAGTAAAATTTGATTGGGCTTACGCTCAATACTCTTCAGCTTATGTTGATCGTTTAATTGTAAAACTTTCACTCGATGGTGGCGCTACTTATCCGCATGTTATTTTTGATAAATCCGGAGCTCAATTAGCAACCGCACCAACCACAACAAATGCATTTGTTCCTAATGCAAATCAGTGGCAAACATTTTCATATCCTCTTGCTCAGGTTATTCCTGTTGAACTTTCAACCTTTGATGCAAAAGCAAATGGTTTGGATGTTGAGCTGAGCTGGACAACTTCAACTGAAATGAATAATTATGGTTTCGAAATACAAAGGAAAGCATCGGATGATTTTATTACAGTCGGTTTTGTAAAAGGAAACGGTTCAACCACTGAAATAAAACACTACAACTTCACTGACAGAGAATTGAATGAAGGAAGTTACACTTATCGCTTAAAACAAATTGATTATAGCGGTGCTTATCACTTTTCAGATGAAATTGAAGTTGATGTAACCGGACCAAAAGTATTTTTCATCGAGCAGAATTATCCAAATCCGTTTAATCCATCAACAAAAATCAGATTCAATCTTGCTGTTAATTCAAAAGTCTCTCTTAAAGTTTATAATCTGATAGGAGAAGAAGTTGCAGAATTATTGAATGGTCAAATGAATGCAGGAAAACAGGAAGTTGAATTCAATGCTATCAATCTAAACAGCGGAGTTTATATCTATAAGCTCGAAGCAACAGGTGAAGATGGTTCTTCATTCGTTTCAGCAA contains:
- a CDS encoding Omp28-related outer membrane protein, producing the protein MKKLFLLLLVLLCCSFLSYSQVKVQFNTINGYGNNLYIDNFTIGNRFDIDVAVVGILNINPDTSFTVGSNPITVAPQVAFINLGRNNITTSFTVTMQVNPGGYVSNKSISSLSSGQSTTVTFDNLTITPSQAINITVNANLSGDQNTSNNSLTQYTLYLPGFQRNVLLEEWTSSTCGPCAANNPTIDAFIAARFDSLVAVKYHMNWPSPGNDPMYLYNPQQANDRRFYYGVNAVPHVIMDGIVNPSYPYSNPPSLPNAFYPRKSVGTPLALSVTNTRLPGDTIQADVTLQISSQLPAGQYYLRVHAVERHIHYNTAPGTNGETDFYDVFRRAFPNSTGTPIPTAPGTYNFTFKYPLDMAVWVDSMIYTAVFVQNDANKEVLNAAKSRNYLEATYVNTGFDQPFVQKPIVAFDFIESSRNFLIENPQSVLSNYFYYELFDGTFPSPGWTINNPDGGITFAQFEGANGPSFGGNKSVRMEFYSYSSTNQNDFLYSPLYNGLNEVDSVKFDWAYAQYSSAYVDRLIVKLSLDGGATYPHVIFDKSGAQLATAPTTTNAFVPNANQWQTFSYPLAQVIPVELSTFDAKANGLDVELSWTTSTEMNNYGFEIQRKASDDFITVGFVKGNGSTTEIKHYNFTDRELNEGSYTYRLKQIDYSGAYHFSDEIEVDVTGPKVFFIEQNYPNPFNPSTKIRFNLAVNSKVSLKVYNLIGEEVAELLNGQMNAGKQEVEFNAINLNSGVYIYKLEATGEDGSSFVSAKKMTLIK
- a CDS encoding T9SS type A sorting domain-containing protein, yielding MKSIFTTIAFIILFFNFSLAQGLPLPFGRTIIFSGSGNCAMCHTGDGNVLSQNGVDISPPTYWRSTMMANSSKDPFWRAMVAEEVHNYPQLQQTIETTCTRCHAPMGYTEAFYNGQTTYSMNQLKQDPIANDGVSCTACHQIKPDNFGSQNSYSGHYVIENDSIIYGPYENPELTYMQMIVNYTPVFTTHMNKSELCATCHTLFTPYLDNQGQIAGQFPEQTPYIEWKNSIYSAQNIQCQDCHMPVTNDPIDIATIPPAHQVLRSPYWKHEFVGGNVYMLKMLRNNIDSLGITASVENFDSTIARAEYNLTQKALELEVSESFENDSLNIFVKLTNKAGHKLPAGIPFRRMWIHLKVIDGSNNIVFESGNWNSNGEIIGLNQDYEPHYDVVTNSDEIQIYEGVMIDVDGNVTNRLLRASQYIKDNRIPPLGFVSTHSSYDTTAIFGNALTDPNFNRENGSEGSGSDIVTYRIPAMTNSSYTITAEVCFQSIKPKVVDYLSNIIEPDIDKFVSMYNQLPNEPFVMKSINKTVITNVNDELNTASKFILNQNYPNPFNPTTKISWRSPFNSWQTLKVYDMLGNEITALVNDYRTSGNYEIEFDATKYNLPSGIYLYKLQAGQYIAVKKFVLMK